A region of Chelonoidis abingdonii isolate Lonesome George chromosome 8, CheloAbing_2.0, whole genome shotgun sequence DNA encodes the following proteins:
- the CCDC39 gene encoding coiled-coil domain-containing protein 39 isoform X1 has protein sequence MSSGDTDSSASVLAELDWDDGFAVPVANAENKALEEQLQKLQKEKANLKNQLTDFEERIEAMTSHLKNVRQEFNFTQSLHRARENEIETEEHFKALAERELGRLKKEIQRLENEMVSLREKKNSQENNIFKATQKLEALKCQMNWDQQALEAWLEESTHKDNDAVTIQKYAQQDDGKLRVLTQQVEKMTMEANQKRKILDNELTETISAQIELDKAAEDFRRVHHERQELIRQWESTIEQMQKRDQEIDRCALLLAQVRQEIRKKEDVIKEKIRFLANETGNNVEYEKRISVADRQAAKLRLDYQNQDAYRVQLQDELDTLKATVDRTASDLESLRTEMANLKKEIQEKHVRLSHVKDQNVNLSNKLKFVTEKTLSLEEKAFRMEEILKEEEKIVKEKETQMNQLKELHFKKIQELQIQREKEKSIIAEIEGTQASLKNLNSRLRTLEADTLKQQEIMYNQDFYIQQVERRLSRLQGDVNTDERQVLEAKVAELTKTLEEKKDAYNLLHAQHKKLQSDVHFIKRAMDKTGEEMTGLMIRIDELNLFNDKSDKELKKAKALKQDLMIEDNLLKLELKRLRDTLYNKAEQVLSLEKRKLQLNTAMEERTEEIKVHKAMIESQIRFVEQERQSVRYSEFQDRLSKIEKLRCRYEILTIVMMPPEGEEEKTQTYYVIKAAQEKEDLQREGDDLDAKIRKAEKEVIALQNTMHVLNNCNSNYRNSFKTVTETSEEYKEKLQLEEEKRAADEKYRYKRRQIKELQDDLQSMENTLEIMIKEEAVYQEKTNQKQAQVLQLNKEIDQQKPKLERVMTQCFRLSKEVRSSKKSKTKTQEEEDIDLRELKDYSRTIDKVLVDVLEANPDLTQPFQTYFQQSCLELPTAASIGSHYSSRSSSQSSVASVRSTRSTMGSTSGQASPLKIIDLSLSFSSPAATASAGSQPSSAASSSSSLHSRKSLK, from the exons ATGAGCAGTGGCGACACCGACTCCTCCGCCTCGGTCCTGGCCGAGCTGGACTGGGACGATGGGTTCGCCGTCCCCGTGGCCAACGCGGAGAACAAGGCGCTGGAAGAGCAA ttgCAAAAGTTGCAGAAAGAAAAGGCAAACTTAAAAAATCAGTTGACTGACTTTGAAGAGCGTATTGAGGCAATGACATCACATTTGAAAAACGTCAGACAGGAGTTCAACTTTACACAG TCTCTTCACAGAGCCAGAGAGAATGAAATTGAAACCGAAGAGCACTTTAAAGCCCTTGCTGAGAGAGAGCTTGGACGACTCAAAAAAGAGATTCAACGGCTGGAAAATGAGATGGTTTCcttaagagaaaagaaaaatagtcaAGAA AATAATATATTCAAAGCCACTCAGAAGCTGGAAGCCTTAAAATGCCAGATGAACTGGGATCAGCAAGCTCTGGAGGCCTGGTTAGAGGAATCAACTCATAAAGACAATGATGCAGTCACAATCCAGAAGTATGCTCAACAGGATGATGGGAAATTAAGA GTGCTGACCCAACAGGTAGAAAAGATGACTATGGAAGCTAATCAGAAACGCAAAATTCTTGACAATGAACTTACAGAAACCATAAGTGCTCAG ATAGAGCTGGATAAAGCAGCTGAAGATTTTCGCAGGGTTCACCATGAAAGGCAAGAGCTCATCAGACAGTGGGAAAGTACAATAGAGCAGATGCAGAAAAGAGATCAAGAAATAGATCGCTGTGCTTTG TTATTAGCCCAGGTAAGACAGGAGATCCGAAAGAAAGAAGATGTGATTAAAGAGAAGATTCGCTTTTTGGCAAACGAGACCGGGAACAACGTGGAGTATGAAAAGAGAATTTCTGTTGCTGACCGGCAAGCTGCCAAACTCAGATTAGATTACCAAAACCAAGATGCTTATAGAGTTCAACTCCAGGATGAG cTGGATACTTTAAAAGCCACTGTGGACAGAACTGCTTCTGATTTAGAATCTCTGAGAACAGAAATGGCCAATCTCAAGAAAGAAATCCAGGAAAAACATGTCAG GCTAAGCCATGTTAAAGACCAGAATGTGAATCTTTCAAATAAACTAAAGTTTGTGACTGAGAAGACATTGAGTTTAGAAGAAAAAGCTTTCAGGATGGAAGAAATActaaaagaagaggagaaaattgTTAAA GAAAAAGAAACGCAAATGAACCAGTTGAAAGaactgcatttcaagaaaattCAGGAGTTACAGatacagagggagaaggagaaatcTATTATTGCAGAAATCGAGGGAACCCAAGCATCACTTAAAAACCTTAACAGTCGTTTACGCACACTTGAAGCAGACACCTTAAAGCAACAGGAAATCATGTATAATCAG GATTTTTATATTCAGCAAGTGGAACGACGACTGTCACGGTTACAAGGGGATGTTAATACAGATGAAAGGCAAGTTCTGGAAGCAAAAGTTGCTGAACTTACAAAGACCttagaagaaaagaaagatgcaTATAATCTTTTACATGCCCAGCACAAGAAACTTCAG AGTGATGTCCATTTTATCAAGAGAGCAATGGATAAGACAGGAGAAGAAATGACTGGTCTGATGATCAGAATAGATGAACTAAACCTTTTCAATGACAAATCAGATAAAGAGTTAAAAAAAGCCAAAGCTCTTAAGCAG GATTTGATGATTGAAGATAACCTCTTAAAATTGGAATTGAAACGTCTTCGAGATACACTGTACAACAAGGCAGAGCAAGTTCTCTCACTGGAAAAACGAAAGCTACAGTTAAATACAGCTATGGAAGAAAGAACTGAAGAAATTAAGGTTCACAAGGCAATGATTGAATCACAGATAAGATTTGTGGAGCAGGAACGGCAAAGTGTAAGGTA TTCCGAATTTCAAGACCGTCTAAGTAAAATTGAAAAACTAAGATGCAGATATGAAATTCTTACTATTGTCATGATGCCTCctgaaggagaagaggagaaaactCAGACGTACTATGTCATTAAG gctGCCCAGGAAAAGGAGGACCTTCAGCGTGAAGGTGATGATTTGGATGCAAAGATCCGCAAAGCTGAAAAAGAAGTCATAGCCCTGCAAAATACCATGCACGTGCTTAATAACTGCAACAGCAATTACCGGAACTCTTTTAAAACAGTGACAGAGACAA GTGAGGAATACAAAGAAAAGCTGcaattagaagaagaaaaaagagctGCTGATGAAAAATACAGATACAAGCGAAGACAGATCAAGGAGCTTCAAGACGACCTTCAG AGTATGGAAAACACTTTAGAAATCATGATAAAAGAGGAGGCTGTCTaccaagaaaaaacaaatcagaagCAAGCTCAGGTTTTGCAGCTGAACAAAGAAATAGATCAACAGAAGCCAAAGTTAGAAAGAGTCATGACACAG TGTTTCAGACTATCCAAAGAAGTCCGATCTTCAAAGAAAAGTAAAACGAAAACACAGGAGGAAGAAGACATTGACCTCCGTGAGCTGAAAGACTACAGCAGAACCATTGACAAAGTGTTGGTTGATGTATTAGAAGCAAACCCCGATTTAACTCAACCCTTTCAAACATACTTCCAACAG TCCTGTTTAGAACTTCCTACAGCTGCTTCCATAGGTAGTCATTACAGTTCTAGATCATCTTCACAAAGTTCAGTGGCCTCTGTCAG ATCAACCAGGAGCACCATGGGTTCAACTTCTGGCCAAGCATCCCCACTTAAAATTATAGATCTGAGTTTATCGTTCAGTTCACCGGCAGCAACAGCAAGTGCTGGTTCACAGCCTTCCAGTGCAGCTAGTAGCTCCAGTAGTCTTCATAGCAGAAAGAGCCTGAAATAA
- the CCDC39 gene encoding coiled-coil domain-containing protein 39 isoform X2: MSSGDTDSSASVLAELDWDDGFAVPVANAENKALEEQLQKLQKEKANLKNQLTDFEERIEAMTSHLKNVRQEFNFTQSLHRARENEIETEEHFKALAERELGRLKKEIQRLENEMVSLREKKNSQENNIFKATQKLEALKCQMNWDQQALEAWLEESTHKDNDAVTIQKYAQQDDGKLRVLTQQVEKMTMEANQKRKILDNELTETISAQIELDKAAEDFRRVHHERQELIRQWESTIEQMQKRDQEIDRCALLLAQVRQEIRKKEDVIKEKIRFLANETGNNVEYEKRISVADRQAAKLRLDYQNQDAYRVQLQDELDTLKATVDRTASDLESLRTEMANLKKEIQEKHVRLSHVKDQNVNLSNKLKFVTEKTLSLEEKAFRMEEILKEEEKIVKEKETQMNQLKELHFKKIQELQIQREKEKSIIAEIEGTQASLKNLNSRLRTLEADTLKQQEIMYNQDFYIQQVERRLSRLQGDVNTDERQVLEAKVAELTKTLEEKKDAYNLLHAQHKKLQSDVHFIKRAMDKTGEEMTGLMIRIDELNLFNDKSDKELKKAKALKQDLMIEDNLLKLELKRLRDTLYNKAEQVLSLEKRKLQLNTAMEERTEEIKVHKAMIESQIRFVEQERQSVSSEFQDRLSKIEKLRCRYEILTIVMMPPEGEEEKTQTYYVIKAAQEKEDLQREGDDLDAKIRKAEKEVIALQNTMHVLNNCNSNYRNSFKTVTETSEEYKEKLQLEEEKRAADEKYRYKRRQIKELQDDLQSMENTLEIMIKEEAVYQEKTNQKQAQVLQLNKEIDQQKPKLERVMTQCFRLSKEVRSSKKSKTKTQEEEDIDLRELKDYSRTIDKVLVDVLEANPDLTQPFQTYFQQSCLELPTAASIGSHYSSRSSSQSSVASVRSTRSTMGSTSGQASPLKIIDLSLSFSSPAATASAGSQPSSAASSSSSLHSRKSLK, from the exons ATGAGCAGTGGCGACACCGACTCCTCCGCCTCGGTCCTGGCCGAGCTGGACTGGGACGATGGGTTCGCCGTCCCCGTGGCCAACGCGGAGAACAAGGCGCTGGAAGAGCAA ttgCAAAAGTTGCAGAAAGAAAAGGCAAACTTAAAAAATCAGTTGACTGACTTTGAAGAGCGTATTGAGGCAATGACATCACATTTGAAAAACGTCAGACAGGAGTTCAACTTTACACAG TCTCTTCACAGAGCCAGAGAGAATGAAATTGAAACCGAAGAGCACTTTAAAGCCCTTGCTGAGAGAGAGCTTGGACGACTCAAAAAAGAGATTCAACGGCTGGAAAATGAGATGGTTTCcttaagagaaaagaaaaatagtcaAGAA AATAATATATTCAAAGCCACTCAGAAGCTGGAAGCCTTAAAATGCCAGATGAACTGGGATCAGCAAGCTCTGGAGGCCTGGTTAGAGGAATCAACTCATAAAGACAATGATGCAGTCACAATCCAGAAGTATGCTCAACAGGATGATGGGAAATTAAGA GTGCTGACCCAACAGGTAGAAAAGATGACTATGGAAGCTAATCAGAAACGCAAAATTCTTGACAATGAACTTACAGAAACCATAAGTGCTCAG ATAGAGCTGGATAAAGCAGCTGAAGATTTTCGCAGGGTTCACCATGAAAGGCAAGAGCTCATCAGACAGTGGGAAAGTACAATAGAGCAGATGCAGAAAAGAGATCAAGAAATAGATCGCTGTGCTTTG TTATTAGCCCAGGTAAGACAGGAGATCCGAAAGAAAGAAGATGTGATTAAAGAGAAGATTCGCTTTTTGGCAAACGAGACCGGGAACAACGTGGAGTATGAAAAGAGAATTTCTGTTGCTGACCGGCAAGCTGCCAAACTCAGATTAGATTACCAAAACCAAGATGCTTATAGAGTTCAACTCCAGGATGAG cTGGATACTTTAAAAGCCACTGTGGACAGAACTGCTTCTGATTTAGAATCTCTGAGAACAGAAATGGCCAATCTCAAGAAAGAAATCCAGGAAAAACATGTCAG GCTAAGCCATGTTAAAGACCAGAATGTGAATCTTTCAAATAAACTAAAGTTTGTGACTGAGAAGACATTGAGTTTAGAAGAAAAAGCTTTCAGGATGGAAGAAATActaaaagaagaggagaaaattgTTAAA GAAAAAGAAACGCAAATGAACCAGTTGAAAGaactgcatttcaagaaaattCAGGAGTTACAGatacagagggagaaggagaaatcTATTATTGCAGAAATCGAGGGAACCCAAGCATCACTTAAAAACCTTAACAGTCGTTTACGCACACTTGAAGCAGACACCTTAAAGCAACAGGAAATCATGTATAATCAG GATTTTTATATTCAGCAAGTGGAACGACGACTGTCACGGTTACAAGGGGATGTTAATACAGATGAAAGGCAAGTTCTGGAAGCAAAAGTTGCTGAACTTACAAAGACCttagaagaaaagaaagatgcaTATAATCTTTTACATGCCCAGCACAAGAAACTTCAG AGTGATGTCCATTTTATCAAGAGAGCAATGGATAAGACAGGAGAAGAAATGACTGGTCTGATGATCAGAATAGATGAACTAAACCTTTTCAATGACAAATCAGATAAAGAGTTAAAAAAAGCCAAAGCTCTTAAGCAG GATTTGATGATTGAAGATAACCTCTTAAAATTGGAATTGAAACGTCTTCGAGATACACTGTACAACAAGGCAGAGCAAGTTCTCTCACTGGAAAAACGAAAGCTACAGTTAAATACAGCTATGGAAGAAAGAACTGAAGAAATTAAGGTTCACAAGGCAATGATTGAATCACAGATAAGATTTGTGGAGCAGGAACGGCAAAGTGTAAG TTCCGAATTTCAAGACCGTCTAAGTAAAATTGAAAAACTAAGATGCAGATATGAAATTCTTACTATTGTCATGATGCCTCctgaaggagaagaggagaaaactCAGACGTACTATGTCATTAAG gctGCCCAGGAAAAGGAGGACCTTCAGCGTGAAGGTGATGATTTGGATGCAAAGATCCGCAAAGCTGAAAAAGAAGTCATAGCCCTGCAAAATACCATGCACGTGCTTAATAACTGCAACAGCAATTACCGGAACTCTTTTAAAACAGTGACAGAGACAA GTGAGGAATACAAAGAAAAGCTGcaattagaagaagaaaaaagagctGCTGATGAAAAATACAGATACAAGCGAAGACAGATCAAGGAGCTTCAAGACGACCTTCAG AGTATGGAAAACACTTTAGAAATCATGATAAAAGAGGAGGCTGTCTaccaagaaaaaacaaatcagaagCAAGCTCAGGTTTTGCAGCTGAACAAAGAAATAGATCAACAGAAGCCAAAGTTAGAAAGAGTCATGACACAG TGTTTCAGACTATCCAAAGAAGTCCGATCTTCAAAGAAAAGTAAAACGAAAACACAGGAGGAAGAAGACATTGACCTCCGTGAGCTGAAAGACTACAGCAGAACCATTGACAAAGTGTTGGTTGATGTATTAGAAGCAAACCCCGATTTAACTCAACCCTTTCAAACATACTTCCAACAG TCCTGTTTAGAACTTCCTACAGCTGCTTCCATAGGTAGTCATTACAGTTCTAGATCATCTTCACAAAGTTCAGTGGCCTCTGTCAG ATCAACCAGGAGCACCATGGGTTCAACTTCTGGCCAAGCATCCCCACTTAAAATTATAGATCTGAGTTTATCGTTCAGTTCACCGGCAGCAACAGCAAGTGCTGGTTCACAGCCTTCCAGTGCAGCTAGTAGCTCCAGTAGTCTTCATAGCAGAAAGAGCCTGAAATAA